The Patescibacteria group bacterium genomic interval ATGTACTGGATATCAGAAGCTTAATGGCCAAGACGGAAACCTACTGCTTAGACATTTTAAGCAAGATCGCAAAATGGTGGACTTACCGATTAGACATTCTGATAACCACAGGAAAACAATGGACATACCTCTTAGATATCCGAGGACTGATTGCGAAGGCTTGGACTTATCGCTTCCGCATTTGGAAAGTCATTGAGGGAGTAAAAATTGCCATTGAGTTTTTATCAGCCAAGCTGTCGGTCCTGATGCTTTCGGCAAAAGAAACTCTTGGTCTTACTACCGCTAAGTCAAACATTGAGGTCAAAACTGCACGGCAGGATCAGCAGATGCAAACTTCCAAGAGTGATATCAATCTGCCAAGCAATAAAAAAGATATAAACCTATGAGCATAAAAATCGTACAAAACGACACCAGACCACCATTGGAATTCAGCCTGACCCAAGACGGCTCGCCTGTGGATCTGACTGGATGCACGGTCAAATTCTACATGAAGGATGCGACCACTGGATCGGTAAAGATCAACGGAACCGCCTGTGTTATAACCGATGCCACCAAAGGCAAATGCCGATATAACTGGTCGGGGTCGGATACCAACACGGTTGCGACTTACTTGGGAGAGGTAGAGGTCACTTTTCCCGACGGCAAAATTCAAACCGGATATAAGCAATTATCAATCATCATCCGTGATGACATTTAAAACCTATGACCAGAGGCGAAATTAAAACTGCAATAAAAAACGAGGTCGATGATCAAACGCTCGACACTTCCTTGTTGAACACATGGATACAAAGAGCCGATGAAAAGGTGCAAAGCTGGCGACCGCCGGAAGATAGAGATCAGACCTTTGATTATTGGGACTATCTCAAAACCGAGCAACCATTCACAACGGTTGCTAACCAAGAAAAATATCCCTTACCAGAAAATTATCGTGCGTTTATCGAACTAAGAATCGGAACAGACAAAACACCTTTTAAGCTGATCGACTTCCGAGATAGAGACAAGTTTGATAACCATGCGGTTTATATGCTGGGTGGATATTTTTATCCGGTATCAACTCCGACAATTGACGGCAATGCTATGAGATTTGTTTTTGTCAGAATATCCGATGACTTTGCGTCCGACAATGACGAACCGGAGGTCGAGAAACTCTATCACCAAGCCTATGTAGAATGGGGCAAGAAAATGTACTACAACCAGCAAGGTGATACCGAACTGGAACGGCAAGCCGATAATAACTTCGAGAGAGTGATACTTGGAAAATGGCGTGATCAAGAATCAGCCAGAATGGCTTCAGCTTCGGATCAAGCGGAAATTCCAAGAAGCAGTCTCGTATAAACAACCGTTATGTCATTACCAAAAAAAATCTGGAAAACTTCGCAATTCCACAAAGGCATATCCAACCTTAATGCCGAGGGAACTTTTTGGTTTGCAAACGGTCTGGAGTTTGATCAATATCCGCCGTTCTTGAAAGTGGCTAATAAGTTTTTCAAAGAGAGCGACAGTATAAGTGTTCCGACACTCGATGAACCGAATTACATGTGTTATTTCAATTATCGATATTATTGTGCCAATCATGATGACGGAAAGATTTTTGAAAATAATTACAGTAGCTGGGTTGAAGTGCATGACAGCACAAACATCTGGGGAGGAAGCGGATTATATGCCGATGACGACTACATGTACTACGCCGGAAGCACATGGGTGGGACGCTTTGATAAAAACACATGGGTAGACAATTGGCAGTCGTTTAATGTGAACACAGCCTTTGACGATGTTCCGATTACCAAGTTTTTGAAATTCATTTGTTTTGGCAATAAAAATTATCTTGCCACATGGGACACTGGTGCAAGCGTTTGGAATCCTAATAAGCTGACTTTGCCGACCGGTTATGTGATTGTTTGGCTTGCACCGCTTACCGACTATCTGGTTATTTCCGCCCATCATCCGACATTCGGTTCGGCTTTATTTTTCTGGGATGGATATTCTCAGACTTATAACCGTGTCTTGCAATTAACTCAAACCCAAAGTCTTGCTGGTGTAGTCGATAAAAATGTTCTGTACTTCCTGACAAGAGACGGCTGGATTTGCCGATTCAACGGTTCTGGAATTGAAAAGCTAAACCGCTTCCCGGAAATGAATCACGAGGACTATATTTCACTGAAAGCCGGGTGCATGAAAGTTTATCAAGGCACCATTCTTATTGCCAAGGGATCGAATACTTATGATGTGAGTCGCCGAAGCCAGTATTGTGGAATTTGGTGCTATAACCCAGCGACAAACGCTCTTTATTTCAAACACCGAGTATCAAGCGGTGCGGTCAATCATGTGACTCCCGGAGTATCAGTCATGTACGGACTTTATGTGGACAACAATACAATTCGAGTGATGTATGGCGACGGCAATAAATCAATTATTGATGTGAACCACGAAACCGGAACATTCAGACCCTATGAATTCGGGGCGTATTGGATTAGTCCGTTGATCGACAACGAGCCATATCTTCGCAAAAGATGGAAACAGTTTATTTTGAACTTTTTCAAGCCGATGCCAAACAGCAGTTTTGCGAGATTTGAAATTAAATACAATATCACCGAACAGAATATAAGAGACCAGGCGAAATATGTGACTGGTGGTAGTTATGATTATTTTACCGTGTCATCAATACCTAGCTCGGTTGAAGTTGGTGATGAAGTGATTGTGCTTGCCGGTCCAGCCGCCGGACAAATAAGACACATAAAAAGCATAGACACAGTGACCAAGACAATCTATCTGGACGAAACTTTGTACTATGTCGGAACTTCACAAGGATATTTGCAAGCCGGAGATTATGTGGCAATCACGCCTTTCAAGAGACTTGGAACGATTAAGGGAAATGAAAACCAAGGTAAGGTAAACAAAATGCTTCGGTTTAATGCGAGGTCAAAAAAGATTCAATTCAAGGTCGAGGTTTGGAGTAACTCCGGATACTCTGGCGAATGGGACATGGGAGTGAAAGATGTGTCTGCCGTCTTTGTGCCGGACAGAATAATTAAATAAATTATATGCCTAAATTCACACTGGAAAAAATAGATGCTGAAAATGCAAAAAAGATTGACACGCTGGAGTCAGTCTCAATCGTAAATGTTCCTGCTCTGCAAAAACAGAAAGAGGATCTGGAAAAACAAATCGCCACCATGCAACAACAGCTCGTTCAAATAGATGAGGTCTTGGTCGAGTATAAAAAACTTCCACAAACATGAACAATACACCAACCAACAAAGATCAGCCGTTTGATCCGAATCTGGGTTCGATACTCAATCTCCTCCGTGATATTCCGATATTGAACTCACCGCCGGCCGATACGCCGAGAACCCCGATCAGCTTTGCAATATACGATAACGGTAGTGTGCGACGGTTCTATATATTTTTTAACGGAGTGTGGAGGTATGTAACGCTAACTTAAAAACCTATGGCAACGATAACAATCCAAAAAGGTCAAACCTTATCGGGAATCGCCAAACAACAAGGCACCACGCTGGATGCCTTACTAAAAGCAAATCCAACGATCAAGAATCCGAACCTGATATATGCCGGATCAGCTTTGAATTTACCCGGAATACCGGCTTCACCCGTTGTTGCCCCTAAGGCGAGCGTTCCGAGTCCAAGTCCCACCGTGACACCTTCTTCGACCGTAACACCGCCCGTTGCCCAAAATTCGAGCCCGGGGACAAGCTCTGTACCAGCCAAAAGCACCCTGTATGGGACGGAAGTGCCTTCTAACACTTCGTTGCTTAAACAGTACCGGTCCGACTTAGGCCTTGATTCCACCCTAAAAAGCATGCAAGACAGCCAGACTTCCTACCTCGATACACTTAAGAATTTGCCTAAAAAGTCAGACATCTACCAGCAAGAAAGAACTAAGCGAGGACTCGATACGATGCAGACAAACCTACAAAGCTTGGATAATCGATTGTCCACAATGGAGGAAGCAATCAATAGCTCGGAAAAAGATATCAGAGATCGAACTGTCTCAAGCAACGGTCTGGTAACAGAAAGCCAAACTCAAAGATTGGTCGCCTCAGAAAAACAACCACTTATAGATGAATACAGAAAACTACTCAATGAAAGAAATAAGCTTGCCACTCAAATGGGTACTGCCGAAACTTCGGCAAAAGAAATTGCCGGAATGCAATATGAGGATTCTACTTTGCCAT includes:
- a CDS encoding BppU family phage baseplate upper protein — its product is MSIKIVQNDTRPPLEFSLTQDGSPVDLTGCTVKFYMKDATTGSVKINGTACVITDATKGKCRYNWSGSDTNTVATYLGEVEVTFPDGKIQTGYKQLSIIIRDDI
- a CDS encoding LysM peptidoglycan-binding domain-containing protein, whose amino-acid sequence is MATITIQKGQTLSGIAKQQGTTLDALLKANPTIKNPNLIYAGSALNLPGIPASPVVAPKASVPSPSPTVTPSSTVTPPVAQNSSPGTSSVPAKSTLYGTEVPSNTSLLKQYRSDLGLDSTLKSMQDSQTSYLDTLKNLPKKSDIYQQERTKRGLDTMQTNLQSLDNRLSTMEEAINSSEKDIRDRTVSSNGLVTESQTQRLVASEKQPLIDEYRKLLNERNKLATQMGTAETSAKEIAGMQYEDSTLPLTVAEKTLGFQKDQYGVLGDLLSQVFGASEKDVTNIIDSAKYGKEQEKKDAQDVIDRAIKLAGLANDTPAGTVLDIAGTKVTGTKKTTGSGSDAGGSASDVEAYALELLNNPNFTASNVPQNIRAQVLQKRDQIISEANAQQQADAVAAQALKSSQPKITAQDFGAGVKDVFTQKIPSIAKSGFNTSKNFFKGLFGIGN